In one window of Chryseobacterium viscerum DNA:
- a CDS encoding DUF4861 domain-containing protein, with amino-acid sequence MFRSKFLIFGFTCAIVCASSFLKAQNSIQVKNTLNFSRNEVVSIPVSQLAPFLSRNSESDLRIKDSGKNILPIQWIDYDGDGKNDELLFQVNIEAKKANTYTIIADATIPIPESKTSTYSRLVPERADDYAWENNKIAFRVYGPKGQKEALEGIKGSTLSSGVDIWLKRTDKPVINKWYKGYQTDPLYYHKDTRGEGYDPYQVGDSRGTGGIGIWVNEKLQVSQNFVSSKTIAEGPLRTVFELTYNPWSEFGVKETKRISLDLDSNFSKFESNFQAEKQVPNYTIGITLHKNEGETKLNDKSGYYLHWEKIDDAFVGEGVVVDPEIVEKSVALKSETPDQSNLLVVTKPQNKLIYYAGFAWQKSGQIQTQKDWEALLQKQSQIIANPLMIKVE; translated from the coding sequence ATGTTCAGATCAAAATTTTTAATTTTCGGATTTACTTGTGCAATCGTTTGCGCTAGTTCTTTTCTGAAAGCACAAAATTCTATTCAGGTAAAAAATACATTGAATTTTTCAAGAAATGAAGTCGTTTCAATACCTGTTTCTCAATTAGCTCCTTTTCTAAGTAGAAACAGTGAATCTGACCTCAGGATAAAAGATAGTGGTAAAAACATTCTGCCCATCCAATGGATCGACTATGATGGAGACGGAAAAAATGACGAATTGCTTTTTCAGGTGAATATTGAAGCTAAAAAAGCAAATACTTATACCATTATTGCAGATGCTACAATTCCAATTCCTGAAAGCAAAACTTCAACATATTCAAGATTAGTTCCTGAAAGAGCAGACGATTATGCGTGGGAAAATAATAAAATAGCATTCCGTGTTTATGGCCCGAAAGGTCAGAAAGAAGCACTGGAAGGGATAAAAGGAAGCACGCTATCCAGTGGAGTTGATATCTGGCTGAAAAGAACAGATAAGCCAGTGATCAACAAATGGTATAAAGGCTATCAGACAGATCCGTTGTACTATCACAAAGATACGAGAGGCGAGGGGTATGATCCTTACCAGGTTGGAGACAGCCGCGGAACAGGTGGAATCGGGATTTGGGTTAATGAAAAGCTTCAGGTGTCACAAAATTTTGTAAGTTCTAAAACCATTGCGGAAGGTCCTTTAAGAACGGTTTTTGAATTAACCTACAATCCGTGGAGTGAATTCGGAGTAAAAGAAACAAAACGAATTTCTCTTGATCTGGACTCCAATTTTTCAAAGTTTGAATCCAATTTCCAGGCTGAAAAGCAGGTTCCGAATTATACAATCGGAATTACTTTACATAAAAACGAAGGTGAAACAAAACTGAACGACAAAAGCGGATATTATTTGCACTGGGAAAAAATTGATGATGCTTTTGTAGGTGAAGGAGTTGTAGTGGATCCTGAAATTGTTGAAAAATCTGTTGCCCTTAAATCCGAAACTCCGGACCAGAGCAACCTGTTAGTTGTGACAAAACCTCAAAATAAGCTGATTTATTATGCCGGATTTGCATGGCAGAAAAGCGGGCAGATTCAGACACAAAAAGATTGGGAAGCTCTATTGCAAAAACAATCTCAGATAATTGCAAACCCATTAATGATTAAAGTCGAATAA
- a CDS encoding LamG-like jellyroll fold domain-containing protein yields MKNKSLLFKSSLKSLLFCGLALSTVDLSAQTLAFPEATGFGRYTTGARGVANPQIYLVTNLNDSGPGSFRDAVSQPGRFVIFKVGGIVNLQSIVAVAANTTIAGQTAPGEGIVFLGPRVSFTGANNTIARYLRIRYGGTSQNQDASGIANGANIILDHMTFTWGTDEVFSVNWDNNGTSPDNITIQNSIIGQGMHRHNHSAGGLMQPPPGGKISLIGNLYICNKTRNNKIKGINEFVNNVVYNWGNYGNTYGHTQSGEAYIMGGDSAGSSFANIINNYFIGGPNTSNTVTTPFSVGNANFNLYGSGNYFDNNKNGVLDGAAVPQSLVGYPVGDPAAIMATPYDYPMKTPALTAQEAYSNIVTSVGASYPRRDQVDGLMISDLMSKGTTATYVYVQTDLTAQFGFTNGGAGHVYGAPAPLDTDNDGMPDAWETANGLNPNVFDALAVSTTHAPYLNIEVYINSLPNTVPPDFIIPPTNVNFTNTITTTGTSPSSSLTVNWNDNATNETHYIVERSSDGTNFTVIATLGANATSYNEIGLTPDTQYYYRVKATNATESSVYTSDTSVTTPPIPSAPAKANNPIPSTGNNNVELNGGNLLLKWNGSPNTTMYTVYFGTDPSNLSSIATVPYSTAPAYQFNNLNPAINYHWRIDASNTLGTAVGDVWNFRALTPGIVGNWPFAEAPSAGEQIADITSFANHGVLDTAYDNANVRIPGKENNALDLATSSGNMYIASIPHQNHILFDNHSFTVSFWMKTPISMIPSSSSASLYILCKGSFTKNTATGATGKRFNIEIKGGQLRYAIDDDITKKEITSPIANYFTGNWVHVVIQRDIAAHKMRIFTNGALITEGDETSVTGIGEASDLIIGNIGELEFLSTANAPAPYKGAFDELKLYNYALSPTEIYTLYNQDVLGNDEFSISKNVGTVYPNPAKDQIFITLPEYKKSSLTATIIDLTGKIVVKEKINADGNGVFTLNIADKKASGNYILNVSGEDLNSNFKIIIK; encoded by the coding sequence ATGAAAAATAAATCTTTACTGTTTAAATCATCTCTTAAATCTTTATTGTTTTGTGGATTAGCATTATCCACTGTTGATTTGAGTGCTCAGACATTAGCATTTCCTGAAGCAACCGGTTTTGGAAGATATACTACAGGAGCAAGAGGGGTAGCAAATCCTCAGATCTATCTGGTTACCAATTTAAATGACAGCGGCCCGGGTTCATTCCGTGACGCGGTAAGTCAGCCGGGTCGGTTTGTTATATTTAAAGTGGGAGGTATTGTTAACTTACAATCAATTGTTGCTGTGGCGGCTAATACTACAATTGCCGGACAAACCGCTCCCGGAGAAGGAATTGTATTTTTGGGACCCAGAGTATCATTTACAGGAGCCAATAATACGATTGCGAGATATCTTCGTATCCGTTATGGCGGGACATCTCAAAATCAGGATGCATCAGGAATAGCCAACGGGGCCAATATCATTTTAGATCATATGACTTTTACATGGGGTACAGATGAAGTATTCTCGGTTAACTGGGATAACAACGGCACAAGTCCCGATAATATAACGATTCAGAATTCTATTATAGGACAAGGAATGCACCGTCATAATCATTCTGCGGGAGGATTAATGCAGCCTCCACCAGGGGGGAAGATCAGCTTAATCGGGAATTTATATATCTGTAATAAAACCCGTAATAATAAAATAAAAGGAATCAACGAGTTTGTAAATAATGTAGTTTACAACTGGGGTAATTATGGAAATACCTATGGCCACACCCAATCCGGGGAGGCATACATCATGGGAGGAGATTCGGCAGGAAGCTCTTTTGCCAATATTATTAACAATTATTTTATCGGAGGTCCCAATACGAGCAATACGGTTACCACACCTTTTAGCGTAGGAAATGCCAATTTCAATTTATATGGTTCCGGTAATTATTTTGACAATAATAAAAATGGTGTATTAGATGGAGCTGCAGTTCCTCAAAGCTTAGTGGGTTACCCTGTCGGAGATCCGGCCGCCATAATGGCTACTCCGTATGATTATCCGATGAAAACCCCTGCATTAACTGCTCAGGAGGCATACAGTAATATTGTTACAAGTGTGGGAGCATCATATCCAAGACGTGATCAGGTAGATGGTCTAATGATTTCAGATTTAATGTCGAAAGGTACAACAGCTACTTATGTGTATGTACAAACTGATTTAACAGCCCAATTTGGTTTTACTAATGGTGGTGCAGGGCACGTTTACGGTGCGCCGGCTCCTCTGGATACGGACAATGACGGGATGCCTGATGCATGGGAAACGGCCAATGGACTAAATCCAAATGTCTTCGATGCTTTGGCAGTAAGCACAACACATGCTCCGTATTTGAATATTGAGGTTTATATCAATAGTTTACCCAATACAGTTCCTCCGGATTTCATTATTCCGCCTACAAATGTGAATTTTACCAATACAATCACAACTACAGGAACTTCACCTTCAAGCTCTTTAACTGTTAATTGGAACGATAATGCGACAAATGAAACTCATTATATTGTAGAACGTTCTTCCGATGGTACGAATTTTACTGTCATTGCAACCTTGGGGGCGAATGCAACAAGTTATAATGAAATCGGTTTAACGCCTGATACTCAATATTATTACAGAGTTAAAGCAACAAATGCAACAGAATCTTCAGTTTACACATCAGATACATCAGTAACCACACCACCAATCCCGTCAGCTCCGGCAAAAGCAAATAACCCGATTCCTTCAACTGGCAATAATAATGTTGAGTTGAACGGTGGAAACCTGCTTTTAAAATGGAATGGAAGTCCAAATACAACAATGTATACAGTTTATTTTGGAACAGATCCTTCAAATTTAAGCAGTATTGCAACTGTACCTTATTCTACTGCACCCGCATACCAGTTTAATAATTTAAATCCGGCAATAAATTACCATTGGAGAATTGATGCGTCCAATACTCTTGGCACTGCTGTGGGAGATGTATGGAATTTCCGTGCACTGACTCCGGGTATTGTCGGCAACTGGCCATTTGCGGAAGCTCCTTCCGCTGGTGAGCAAATTGCAGACATAACGTCTTTTGCTAATCATGGAGTATTAGATACAGCTTATGACAATGCCAATGTAAGAATACCGGGAAAAGAAAACAACGCCCTTGATCTGGCAACGTCGTCCGGTAATATGTACATCGCCAGTATTCCTCATCAGAATCATATTTTATTTGATAATCATTCGTTTACTGTTTCATTTTGGATGAAGACACCAATCAGTATGATACCATCGTCTTCATCTGCAAGTCTTTATATATTATGTAAAGGTTCTTTCACTAAAAATACGGCAACAGGAGCCACAGGGAAACGTTTTAATATAGAAATTAAAGGAGGCCAGCTGCGATATGCTATTGATGATGACATTACGAAAAAAGAAATCACATCACCTATTGCCAATTATTTTACTGGTAACTGGGTACATGTTGTGATTCAGAGGGATATTGCCGCACATAAAATGAGAATTTTCACCAATGGCGCTTTAATCACTGAAGGAGATGAAACTTCAGTTACGGGTATTGGTGAAGCAAGTGATCTGATCATCGGGAATATAGGTGAGCTTGAGTTTTTGTCAACCGCCAATGCTCCGGCTCCCTATAAAGGAGCATTCGACGAACTTAAGTTGTACAATTATGCTTTATCTCCAACAGAAATATATACTTTATACAATCAGGACGTGTTGGGTAATGATGAATTCAGCATCAGCAAAAATGTTGGAACAGTATATCCGAATCCTGCAAAAGACCAGATTTTCATTACGCTTCCAGAATATAAAAAATCCAGTTTAACAGCAACAATTATTGATCTGACAGGAAAAATCGTTGTCAAAGAAAAGATTAATGCTGATGGAAACGGAGTCTTTACATTAAATATTGCAGACAAAAAAGCCTCAGGAAACTATATTCTTAATGTTTCAGGAGAAGATTTGAATAGTAATTTTAAAATTATTATTAAATAA
- a CDS encoding beta-carotene 15,15'-monooxygenase has translation MAKRQMPFFKRWAPEWLIKIILFWMTLPGIIIFFLPLANVNAAAGYYGSEPADIQFSVALFYAGYVGFYSLERRFFSFLAAKEYFLLFTTLQILACLVCYFTREIYILFPVRFIQGMLFAGNVNLSLTLIFTRLSSERGREISFSVFFGILICALPFNNLITADLIDSYNFNIVYKTAIFSYLPGLIFLTLAMSNYRTHARFHLYKLDWQSFGLFSTLLVLIGYITIFGQEYYWLEDNRILGSVIGIVVLGGISIFRQQAIKRPYIDLRIFKYRNFKVGLLILFVMYICRFASGIVNNYFASELHLDPFHISYINIFNLAGLVFGVIIACCMVLQKKNIRYIWSFGFLMLLIFHGLMYYSFDVQADEFNYYIPLFLQGLGVGLIMVPTIIFIISSVPAIIGPSAAATALAVRYLGFCISIALINFFELFEKSRHYNAFQDHLSAIDPAVKNFLHQQTAKLISRGMPEGKAAKAANKLLIGRMNVQDHVRFAMDYYEMMVWLLAASLLLILLFPYLNRTALYLKSRRLSPA, from the coding sequence ATGGCTAAAAGACAAATGCCCTTTTTCAAAAGATGGGCACCGGAATGGCTGATCAAGATCATTCTCTTTTGGATGACTCTTCCGGGAATCATTATATTTTTTCTTCCTTTGGCCAATGTGAATGCCGCAGCGGGATATTATGGGAGTGAACCTGCGGATATTCAATTTTCTGTAGCATTGTTTTATGCAGGATATGTAGGATTTTACAGTCTGGAAAGAAGGTTTTTCAGCTTTCTTGCTGCAAAGGAATACTTTCTTCTGTTTACCACGCTACAGATTTTGGCCTGTCTGGTATGTTATTTTACCCGTGAAATTTATATCCTGTTTCCTGTGCGATTCATACAGGGAATGCTATTTGCAGGAAACGTGAATCTGTCACTGACTCTCATTTTTACGAGACTGAGCAGTGAAAGAGGAAGGGAAATTAGTTTTTCAGTATTCTTCGGAATTCTGATCTGTGCTCTGCCGTTCAATAATCTGATCACTGCAGATCTTATTGATTCATATAATTTTAATATTGTCTATAAAACTGCTATATTCTCTTACCTGCCTGGGCTTATTTTCCTCACTCTTGCCATGAGCAATTACAGAACTCATGCTAGATTTCATCTGTATAAACTCGACTGGCAAAGCTTTGGACTTTTCAGTACTCTACTTGTACTGATAGGATATATTACCATTTTTGGACAGGAATATTACTGGCTGGAAGATAATCGGATTCTTGGAAGTGTCATAGGAATTGTTGTTTTAGGAGGAATATCCATTTTCCGCCAGCAGGCCATTAAAAGACCTTATATTGATCTGCGGATTTTTAAATACAGAAACTTCAAAGTAGGTCTGCTGATCCTTTTTGTGATGTATATCTGCCGGTTTGCATCAGGAATTGTCAACAATTATTTTGCATCAGAACTGCATTTGGATCCGTTTCATATTTCCTATATAAATATTTTTAACCTTGCAGGATTGGTTTTTGGAGTTATTATCGCCTGTTGTATGGTTTTGCAAAAGAAAAATATACGGTACATCTGGAGTTTTGGATTTTTAATGCTGTTGATCTTTCATGGATTAATGTATTACTCTTTTGATGTGCAGGCTGATGAGTTTAATTATTATATTCCGTTGTTCCTTCAGGGATTGGGCGTAGGTTTGATTATGGTTCCAACGATTATTTTTATTATCTCGTCAGTTCCTGCTATTATTGGTCCTTCAGCGGCGGCTACAGCTCTGGCTGTCCGATATCTGGGGTTTTGCATCAGTATAGCGCTGATCAATTTTTTTGAATTGTTTGAAAAAAGCCGCCATTATAATGCTTTTCAGGATCATTTAAGTGCTATAGATCCGGCAGTCAAAAATTTTCTTCATCAGCAAACCGCTAAGCTTATTTCCAGAGGGATGCCTGAAGGGAAGGCTGCAAAAGCTGCCAACAAGCTGCTGATAGGAAGAATGAATGTTCAGGATCATGTCCGTTTTGCTATGGATTATTATGAAATGATGGTTTGGCTTCTGGCAGCATCATTGTTACTAATTCTTCTTTTTCCCTATCTGAACCGTACAGCTCTTTATTTGAAATCCCGAAGACTGTCGCCGGCTTAG
- a CDS encoding HlyD family secretion protein: protein MKKKYTPTDRLITKITGWISVLIVAALAIWGGFTLKNYYAYEQTNDAQVQEYVNPIISRAGGFIVAVKFEENQEVKKGDTLLIIDNREYVLQEKQTQAALQKAHAQLKVLESTTGTTEKEAAAAMAQVDANKAKVWKQQLDYNRYKKLYDEESATKQRLEDVKATLDVNESDYQSSQDNYAASMSKINDIRAEKTVVIAEIARLEALLDRHQLDVSYTAVTAAYDGRMGRRTVEVGQMIDAGETLAFIVNNETDKWVVANYKETQIRDMHIGDHVKIVADSYPDREFKGTIISLSPATGSSFSLLPPDNSTGNYVKIVQRIPVRIRLDGKRREIDVLKVGMNVNVYANKKHSNG from the coding sequence ATGAAAAAAAAATATACTCCCACAGATAGGCTGATCACAAAGATCACAGGATGGATTTCAGTCTTAATTGTTGCCGCACTTGCCATATGGGGCGGTTTTACTTTAAAGAATTACTATGCCTATGAACAGACCAATGATGCACAGGTTCAGGAATATGTGAATCCTATTATTTCAAGAGCAGGAGGATTCATTGTAGCCGTGAAATTTGAAGAAAACCAGGAAGTGAAAAAAGGGGATACGCTTCTGATTATAGATAACCGTGAATATGTTCTTCAGGAAAAGCAGACTCAGGCTGCCCTTCAGAAAGCCCATGCCCAATTGAAAGTATTGGAAAGTACTACAGGTACTACAGAAAAAGAAGCTGCAGCAGCGATGGCTCAGGTGGACGCCAATAAGGCAAAAGTTTGGAAACAGCAACTTGATTATAACAGATACAAAAAATTGTATGACGAAGAATCTGCTACTAAACAGCGGCTTGAAGATGTAAAAGCAACGTTGGATGTCAATGAAAGTGATTACCAATCTTCCCAGGATAATTATGCTGCTTCAATGTCTAAAATAAATGATATCCGGGCGGAAAAAACGGTTGTTATCGCAGAAATTGCCAGATTGGAAGCATTGCTGGACCGTCATCAATTAGATGTAAGCTATACCGCAGTCACCGCAGCTTATGATGGAAGAATGGGAAGAAGAACCGTTGAAGTAGGGCAGATGATTGATGCCGGAGAAACGCTGGCGTTTATCGTCAATAATGAAACAGATAAATGGGTGGTTGCGAATTATAAAGAAACGCAGATCAGGGATATGCATATCGGGGATCATGTGAAAATTGTAGCAGATTCTTATCCTGACAGGGAATTTAAGGGAACAATTATCTCACTTTCTCCTGCAACAGGTTCTAGTTTTTCATTACTTCCTCCGGATAATTCCACCGGGAATTACGTGAAAATCGTACAGCGTATCCCTGTGAGAATAAGATTGGACGGTAAAAGAAGAGAAATTGATGTTCTGAAAGTAGGAATGAACGTGAATGTATATGCCAATAAAAAACATTCTAATGGCTAA
- a CDS encoding TolC family protein: MKIYVAGLLILGISYTISAQTGNPTKDTLRLSLKDAWQRAEENSRHIRINTINLDIAEAEVKDAKRERLPEIEVKGSAEKASNIPIYENGIFSKPTQHEVIHTLYRAGADFYLNIYNGNKLNLKIKENQTLQKIKDIQKEQSVSDIHYKTAALYLELQKTLIFRNLIQQDIADQKTQLKEIQALYKNGVVLKSDVLRIELELSKRKMALVTIENDILIAMQKLNIILGIPDEQTVIPEAPFNQWNESTTYNEYLKLAMDHSFNYHVSEQQTELSKIKLKQVKANVRPKIGMYGEFYYANPQIFLYPYNPYWYSLGIVGVKASFSISSLYHNTHKVKAAQLEFEKEEEAHKDTEDKVRQQVKEAYLRYQEALEQIKVAEANVTQAKENARIIKNTYFSQTSLITELLDADIQLLQTKFELEAAKIMAQNNYYLLQNITGVL; the protein is encoded by the coding sequence ATGAAAATTTATGTCGCCGGATTGCTGATACTGGGAATTTCCTATACAATATCAGCTCAGACTGGCAACCCAACAAAGGATACTCTACGACTCTCCTTAAAAGATGCATGGCAGAGAGCTGAAGAGAACAGCCGTCACATCAGAATTAATACCATCAACCTGGACATAGCGGAAGCTGAAGTAAAAGATGCAAAAAGAGAACGGCTTCCGGAAATAGAAGTTAAAGGTTCTGCCGAAAAAGCGTCTAACATTCCCATCTATGAAAACGGAATTTTTTCCAAACCGACCCAGCATGAAGTCATTCATACGCTTTACCGAGCCGGAGCAGATTTTTATCTGAATATTTATAATGGAAACAAACTGAATCTTAAGATTAAAGAAAATCAGACTCTTCAGAAAATTAAGGATATCCAGAAAGAACAGTCTGTTTCTGATATTCATTACAAAACGGCAGCGCTTTATCTTGAACTTCAGAAAACTTTAATTTTCAGAAACCTTATACAGCAGGATATTGCTGATCAGAAAACACAGCTTAAAGAAATTCAGGCCCTTTATAAAAACGGGGTCGTTTTAAAAAGCGATGTTTTAAGAATTGAGCTTGAACTGTCAAAGCGGAAGATGGCTTTGGTGACTATAGAAAATGATATTCTCATCGCGATGCAGAAATTGAATATTATTCTTGGAATTCCGGATGAGCAGACTGTTATTCCTGAAGCACCGTTTAATCAATGGAATGAAAGCACAACTTACAATGAGTACCTGAAACTGGCAATGGATCATTCTTTCAATTATCATGTCTCTGAACAACAGACAGAACTGAGCAAGATCAAACTGAAGCAGGTAAAAGCCAATGTAAGACCTAAAATTGGGATGTATGGTGAATTCTATTATGCCAATCCGCAGATTTTTCTTTATCCCTACAATCCTTATTGGTATTCATTGGGAATAGTAGGAGTTAAAGCTTCGTTTTCCATTTCATCCCTTTATCACAATACTCACAAAGTGAAAGCGGCCCAACTGGAATTTGAAAAGGAAGAAGAAGCACACAAGGATACAGAGGATAAAGTAAGACAACAGGTAAAAGAAGCCTATCTGAGGTATCAGGAAGCCCTTGAGCAGATAAAAGTAGCGGAAGCCAATGTCACCCAGGCCAAAGAGAATGCACGCATCATTAAGAATACTTACTTCAGCCAGACTTCTCTTATTACAGAACTGCTGGATGCTGATATACAGCTTCTTCAGACAAAATTTGAACTGGAAGCAGCAAAAATTATGGCACAGAACAATTATTATTTACTACAAAACATTACAGGCGTTTTATAA
- a CDS encoding helix-turn-helix transcriptional regulator has product MGLIAALPDIDKDDKSVFVMHEKSEKLIPFHKHTKGQLSYVEGGIAYITINNRTYVVPARHFFWIPQGMEHILEIGHTATVLRSLYFYAHDDLSDPFYSRLGIYPASELLIQMIKYTEIWDEKHVTAKDENFEFLVALKKILPKTHQQPLPIILPATHNKQMMRIVSYLEWNIGEKLTLTNVSSRFGLSERSMSRLFKSDMDISFLQYLKTLRIIKAIELLLNTDKPINEIADDVGYSSISAFSDTFREFTQSRPSDLRKSNKTTQNSIG; this is encoded by the coding sequence ATGGGATTAATTGCTGCACTTCCTGATATTGATAAGGACGACAAAAGTGTATTTGTTATGCACGAAAAATCGGAAAAACTAATTCCCTTCCACAAGCATACAAAAGGACAGCTGAGCTATGTAGAAGGCGGTATTGCCTATATTACAATCAACAACAGAACATATGTGGTTCCGGCCCGGCATTTCTTCTGGATTCCGCAGGGAATGGAACATATTTTAGAGATCGGACATACGGCAACAGTTCTGCGCTCTCTTTATTTCTATGCTCATGATGATCTCTCAGATCCTTTCTACAGCAGACTGGGAATATATCCGGCATCAGAACTTCTGATCCAGATGATTAAGTATACTGAAATCTGGGATGAAAAACACGTAACTGCGAAAGACGAAAACTTTGAATTTCTGGTAGCTTTAAAAAAAATCCTGCCAAAAACTCATCAACAGCCATTACCTATTATTCTTCCTGCTACACACAACAAACAGATGATGAGAATTGTATCTTATCTGGAATGGAATATCGGGGAAAAACTTACTTTGACCAATGTAAGCAGCAGATTCGGCTTGAGTGAACGTTCTATGTCCCGGCTTTTCAAATCAGATATGGATATTTCTTTTCTTCAATATCTGAAAACGTTAAGAATCATCAAAGCCATTGAATTATTGTTAAATACGGACAAGCCTATCAATGAAATTGCTGATGATGTAGGCTACAGCTCCATTAGTGCCTTTAGTGATACTTTTCGTGAATTTACCCAGTCCAGGCCTTCAGATCTGAGGAAAAGCAATAAAACAACTCAAAATTCCATTGGATAA
- a CDS encoding RrF2 family transcriptional regulator, translating to MFSKTCEYALRALIYIAQQSKNDSRVGIKDISKSIHSPEHFIAKILQDLSRKGFVQSAKGPNGGFYMDQKNLNTSIADIVREIDGDKLFIGCGLGLDQCSETHPCPLHDQFKSIRQDLRIMLETSKIQMFVDNLDLQLTHLKV from the coding sequence ATGTTTTCAAAAACCTGTGAATATGCCTTAAGAGCTTTGATCTACATTGCCCAACAGTCTAAAAATGACAGCAGGGTCGGGATTAAAGATATTTCAAAGAGCATCCATTCACCGGAACACTTTATCGCCAAAATTTTACAGGACCTGAGCAGAAAAGGATTTGTACAATCTGCCAAAGGTCCAAACGGAGGTTTTTATATGGATCAGAAAAATCTGAACACTTCCATTGCTGATATTGTAAGAGAAATTGACGGGGATAAGCTTTTCATCGGTTGCGGACTTGGACTTGATCAATGTTCAGAAACACATCCATGCCCGCTTCATGATCAGTTCAAAAGCATCCGACAGGATCTGCGAATCATGCTTGAAACCTCAAAAATTCAAATGTTTGTTGACAATCTGGACTTACAGCTTACTCATCTGAAGGTCTAA
- a CDS encoding c-type cytochrome has translation MRTLLLNTISVLTLTTLLFSCSKTETTPIPQPEPYSAQQVAQPQPVEAVPEVSSSADKSKHEGLKLIEGTDCLTCHKIDSKLIGPSYHEVAAKYTDKDLDMLAQKIIDGGKGNWGEIPMTPHTGLSKENAKQMVKYILSLKK, from the coding sequence ATGAGAACACTCCTTCTAAATACCATAAGCGTATTGACCTTAACCACGCTCTTATTCTCCTGTTCCAAAACGGAAACAACTCCTATCCCACAGCCTGAACCATATTCTGCACAACAGGTTGCCCAACCACAGCCAGTTGAAGCAGTTCCTGAAGTTTCCTCTTCCGCTGATAAATCAAAACATGAAGGATTGAAATTAATAGAAGGAACAGATTGTCTTACCTGCCATAAAATAGATTCTAAATTAATAGGCCCTTCTTATCATGAAGTTGCAGCAAAGTATACGGATAAAGATCTTGATATGCTGGCACAAAAAATAATTGACGGAGGTAAAGGCAATTGGGGAGAAATTCCGATGACACCTCACACAGGATTAAGTAAGGAGAATGCAAAACAGATGGTAAAATATATTTTATCTCTCAAAAAGTAA
- the ric gene encoding iron-sulfur cluster repair di-iron protein, translated as MDTRTDFIGNMVAEDFRTAAIFKRHGIDFCCKGGRTIEEACSNKKLAPEKVYEELEALPKNEGSTIDFNSWPLDLLTDYIEKTHHRYVEEKKPVLQAFLDKLCKVHGDRHPELFEINALFNESAHDLAAHMKKEELILFPFVKNMVKAKISGSTLSQPHFGTVENPVHMMEHEHTVEGDRFRRIAEITDEYLPPSDACNTYKVAFAMLQDFENDLHKHIHLENNILFPKAIRLEKEFAIES; from the coding sequence ATGGATACAAGAACAGACTTTATAGGAAATATGGTTGCTGAAGATTTCAGAACAGCCGCAATTTTTAAAAGACATGGAATTGATTTCTGCTGTAAAGGCGGAAGAACCATTGAAGAGGCATGCAGCAATAAGAAACTTGCTCCTGAAAAGGTTTATGAAGAATTGGAAGCGCTTCCGAAGAATGAAGGATCCACAATAGATTTCAACAGCTGGCCCTTAGATTTGCTGACAGATTATATTGAGAAAACCCATCACCGTTATGTAGAAGAAAAAAAACCTGTTCTGCAAGCTTTCCTTGATAAATTATGTAAAGTTCACGGAGACAGACATCCGGAGTTGTTTGAAATTAATGCATTATTCAATGAATCTGCTCACGATCTTGCAGCCCATATGAAGAAAGAAGAACTGATCCTGTTCCCGTTTGTAAAAAATATGGTAAAAGCCAAAATATCTGGCAGTACACTTTCCCAGCCTCATTTTGGAACCGTAGAAAATCCTGTTCATATGATGGAACACGAACATACAGTGGAAGGTGACCGCTTCAGAAGAATTGCCGAAATCACAGATGAATATCTTCCCCCTTCTGATGCCTGTAACACCTATAAGGTAGCATTTGCCATGCTTCAGGATTTTGAAAATGACTTACATAAACATATTCATCTTGAGAATAATATCCTTTTCCCAAAAGCGATCCGACTGGAGAAAGAATTTGCCATTGAATCTTAA